The Glycine soja cultivar W05 chromosome 3, ASM419377v2, whole genome shotgun sequence genome window below encodes:
- the LOC114405119 gene encoding aspartic proteinase-like: MDLHREGSSAKIHYGTEHISGFFTLDHVKVRDLVVYDQDFIEAIREPSITFLGAKFDGILGIGFQVYNMLNQHVLAQPIFSFWLNRNTNEEKSGEIVFGGIDSDHYKGEHTYVPVTQKGYWQDAIAQINHAIEAVGVMSQECKAVVCQYGKTILDKLINEVLSVSAIRDNILEAVKVLIGTLNFSLK; the protein is encoded by the exons ATGGACTTGCATAGGGAAG GGTCATCAgctaaaatccattatggaacTGAGCATATTTCAGGTTTCTTTACCCTGGACCATGTGAAGGTTAGAGATTTGGTTGTTTATGACCAA GATTTTATTGAGGCAATTAGAGAGCCTAGCATCACATTTTTGGGAGCCAAATTTGATGGCATTTTGGGGATAGGATTTCAAGT GTATAACATGCTTAATCAACATGTTCTCGCACAACCAATATTTTCATTCTGGTTAAATCGTAATACTAATGAGGAAAAAAGCGGTGAGATTGTATTTGGTGGAATTGATTCAGATCATTACAAGGGTGAGCACACATATGTTCCAGTTACTCAGAAAGGCTATTGGCAA GATGCCATTGCTCAAATCAATCATGCAATTGAAGCAGTTGGTGTTATGAGCCAAGAATGCAAGGCGGTGGTGTGTCAATATGGAAAAACCATATTGGATAAGCTGATAAATGag gtTCTCTCTGTGTCTGCCATTAGGGATAATATCTTGGAGGCTGTCAAAGTTTTAATTGGTactcttaatttttctttaaaatga